A genomic segment from Glycine soja cultivar W05 chromosome 20, ASM419377v2, whole genome shotgun sequence encodes:
- the LOC114402969 gene encoding uncharacterized protein LOC114402969, with the protein MATVLAPPSLSVRASSSRRHRKKQQQKRAWGDFSHLAQVVRKDMEFLKRGIDNGVAWANETFRIPEAAKKIDDVVWLRNLEDPHSPPLPSPSWPQPWYPGLSGVDLLMYDLEALEAYASYFYYLSKLWSRPLPQAYDPQEVSQYFSVRPHVVTLRVLEVLFSFATAMISIRTSGFRKFLRLIPEEDVDDASSQYNFGMVLKETLLNLGPTFIKVGQSLSTRPDIIGVEMSKALSELHDQIPPFPRTVAMKIMEEEFGCPLESFFSYISEEPMAAASFGQVYFARTTDGNNVAVKVQRPNLHHVVVRDIYILRLGLGLLQKIAKRKSDPRLYADELGKGFVGELDYTLEAANASKFLEVHSSFTFMNVPKVFPHLTRKRVLTMEWMVGESPTDLLSVTAGNSVGNVSGYSERQKLDAKRRLLDLVSKGVESTLVQLLETGLLHADPHPGNLRYTSSGQIGFLDFGLLCQMEKRHQFAMLASIIHIVNGDWASLVRALVDMDVVRPGTNIRLVTLELEQALGEVEFKEGIPDVKFSKVLGKIWTVALKHHFRMPPYYTLVLRSLASLEGLAIAADTNFKTFEAAYPYVVRKLLTENSAATRNILHSVLLNQRKEFQWQRLSLFLRVGATRKALRLVASNSETSLDHSTNKATDTIDVAYLVLRLLPSKDGVAIRRLLMTADGASLIKAMVSKEGKFFRQQLCKIIVDLLYQWMIKLFGQGITVTQYSRVVLANGPSNKESGLSPRSSLPTYDYNSIFRDRRLRVIFSKVLKSASRDKILMLRFSWASLLIIITASTLACHQLVVSLSEAYLGKIFDAPKRYAVSV; encoded by the exons ATGGCGACGGTGCTAGCGCCACCGTCCCTCTCCGTGCGCGCTTCCTCTAGCCGCCGGCATAGGAAGAAGCAGCAGCAGAAGCGAGCATGGGGAGACTTCAGCCACTTGGCTCAGGTGGTTCGCAAGGACATGGAATTCCTCAAGAGAGGAATCGATAACGGCGTTGCGTGGGCCAACGAGACCTTCCGCATTCCCGAGGCTGCCAAGAAAATCGACGACGTCGTTTGGCTCCGCAATCTCGAAGACCCTCACTCTCctcctcttccttctccttccTGGCCCCAACCTTGGTATCCAG GACTAAGTGGAGTGGATTTGCTCATGTATGATCTCGAGGCTTTGGAAGCTTATGCTTCTTACTTCTACTATTTGTCTAAGCTTTGGTCCAGGCCGCTCCCTCAAGCTTATGATCCTCAGGAAGTTTCTCAGTATTTCAGTGTTCGGCCCCATGTGGTCACCCTTCGTGTTCTTGAG GTACTTTTCTCCTTTGCCACCGCTATGATCAGTATTCGAACTTCAGGATTTAGGAAGTTTCTACGTCTAATTCCTGAAGAGGATGTGGATGATGCGTCATCTCAGTATAATTTTGGAATGGTGTTAAAGGAAACATTGCTTAATCTTGGCCCTACCTTTATAAAAG TTGGTCAGTCCCTTTCCACAAGGCCAGATATCATTGGTGTTGAGATGTCCAAG GCATTGTCAGAATTGCATGATCAAATCCCTCCTTTTCCCAGGACTGTTGCTATGAAGATTATGGAGGAAGAATTTGGTTGTCCTCTGGAATCATTCTTTAGTTACATTTCTGAGGAACCTATGGCTGCTGCATCATTTGGTCAG GTTTACTTTGCCCGTACTACTGATGGTAATAATGTTGCTGTTAAAGTTCAGCGTCCTAATTTGCATCATGTGGTGGTGCGGGATATCTACATCCTTCGTCTTGGG TTGGGGCTGCTGCAAAAGATTGCCAAGAGAAAGAGTGACCCTCGCCTGTATGCTGATGAACTAGGGAAAGGTTTTGTTGGTGAATTGGATTACACTTTAGAGGCTGCAAATGCTTCAAAGTTTCTG GAAGTTCACTCTTCCTTTACTTTCATGAATGTGCCAAAAGTATTTCCACATTTAACTCGAAAGAGAGTTCTGACCATGGAGTGGATGGTTGGTGAAAGTCCAACAGATTTGCTCTCTGTGACTGCTGGAAACTCTGTTGGAAATGTCTCTGGATATTCAGAAAGGCAGAAATTAGATGCAAAAAGGCGTCTACTTGATCtg GTCAGCAAAGGCGTTGAATCAACATTGGTCCAGCTTCTTGAAACAGGCTTATTACATGCTGATCCACATCCTGGTAACTTGCGTTACACTTCCTCAGGACAAATAGg GTTTCTGGATTTTGGTTTGCTCTGTCAAATGGAAAAAAGGCATCAGTTTGCTATGCTGGCTTCAATAATTCATATAGTAAATGGTGACTGGGCATCCCTTGTCCGTGCTCTGGTTGATATGGATGTTGTGAGGCCAGGGACAAATATCCGACTTGTTACCCTG GAACTCGAACAAGCCTTGGGAGAAGTAGAATTTAAAGAAGGAATTCCTGATGTGAAGTTTAGCAAG gttCTGGGAAAGATTTGGACTGTAGCACTCAAGCATCATTTCCGCATGCCACCATATTATACACTTGTCTTGCGATCCCTAGCTTCATTGGAAG GTTTGGCTATAGCTGCCGATACAAATTTCAAGACTTTTGAAGCTGCATATCCTTATGTTGTTCGGAAACTTCTCACAGAGAACTCAGCTGCAACAAGGAATATATTGCATTCG GTGCTTCTAAACCAAAGGAAGGAGTTCCAGTGGCAAAGACTTTCCCTGTTCTTGAGGGTAGGGGCAACTAG GAAAGCCTTGCGACTAGTAGCATCAAATAGTGAGACTTCCCTTGATCATTCAACAAATAAGGCCACTGATACAATTGATGTTGCATATTTGGTTTTGAGGCTTTTACCATCCAAAGATGGTGTTGCTATCAGAAGACTTCTCATGACTGCT GATGGAGCTTCATTAATCAAAGCAATGGTCTCGAAGGAGGGAAAGTTTTTCCGCCAACAACTCTGCAAGATCATAGTTGACTTACTGTACCAATGGATGATTAAATTATTTGGACAAGGAATTACAGTTACTCAGTATTCCCGGGTGGTATTGGCTAATGGACCTAGCAACAAAGAATCAGGTCTATCCCCTAGATCATCTTTGCCTACATATGATTACAATTCCATCTTTAGAGACCGGCGACTTCGAGTGATATTCTCTAAGGTTCTAAAGTCTGCAAGTAGGGATAAAATATTGATGCTGCGGTTCTCCTGGGCTTCCCTTCTAATAATTATTACAGCTTCAACTTTGGCTTGCCACCAGCTTGTTGTGTCTCTATCTGAAGCTTACTTGGGCAAAATATTTGATGCTCCCAAGAGATATGCAGTCAGTGTATGA
- the LOC114403535 gene encoding MLO-like protein 6, whose product MSDKEANLQAKLEATSTWAVAVVCFVMLAISILIEHILEELGKWLKKKHQKALHEALEKVKGELMLLGFISLLLVVFQDRISTICIPKSIASTWHPCDPDYKSKKPEGYYDKCAEKGKDLVAFMSEYSIHQLHIFVFVLAIFHILQCIMTLTLGRTKMSKWRKWEDETKSLEHQFYHDPERFRFARDTTFGRRHLSSWSRSPISLWIVSFFRQFYRSLNKVDYMALRHGFIVAHLTPASEAKFDFQNYIKRTLDEDFAVVVGITPTIWFFAVLILLTNTHGWHSYLWIPFIPVIIILLVGTKLQMIITEMALRIQDRGEVVKGAPVVEPGDGLFWFNRPRFILFLIHLVLFQNAFQLAFFAWSTFDNGFKINSCFHRTTADIVIRLTMGVLTQVLCSYVTLPLYALVTQMGSTMKPTIFNENVATALMNWHHSARNHIKHNKGSTSNTPFSSRPGTPTHGMSPVHLLHKHPRHSDSPIVSPMAYNYENEQWGVEGIHSPNHHARDHDHDHDHDHGETMQMQQPTAPTADLPPSGLNPIRTQHEINIALSEFSFGRGHHTGSNN is encoded by the exons atgagcgATAAAGAAGCGAATCTTCAGGCGAAGTTGGAGGCAACTTCAACATGGGCTGTTGCAGTTGTGTGCTTTGTCATGCTTGCTATTTCAATCCTCATTGAACATATTCTTGAAGAACTTGGAAAG TGGTTAAAAAAGAAACACCAAAAGGCTCTTCATGAAGCGCTGGAAAAGGTTAAAGGAG AGCTTATGCTGCTGGGATTCATATCGTTGCTCCTAGTGGTGTTTCAAGATCGCATTTCTACTATATGCATCCCAAAAAGCATTGCATCCACTTGGCATCCTTGTGATCCCGATTATAAGAGTAAAAAGCCAGAAGGATATTATGACAAATGCGCAGAAAAG ggtAAAGACCTAGTTGCTTTTATGTCTGAATATAGTATTCACCAGCTCCATATATTCGTCTTTGTGCTTGCTATTTTTCACATCCTACAGTGCATCATGACACTGACTTTGGGTAGAACTAAG ATGTCTAAATGGAGGAAGTGGGAAGACGAAACAAAGAGTCTTGAACATCAGTTCTACCATG ATCCTGAGAGGTTCAGGTTTGCTAGGGATACAACGTTTGGACGAAGGCACTTGAGCTCATGGAGTCGATCACCAATTTCCTTATGGATA GTTAGCTTCTTCAGACAATTCTATAGGTCACTTAATAAAGTTGACTACATGGCATTGCGACATGGATTCATCGTG GCACATTTGACTCCAGCAAGTGAGGCAAAATTTGATTTCCAGAACTATATCAAGAGAACACTTGATGAGGATTTTGCAGTTGTGGTGGGCATAAC TCCAACCATATGGTTCTTTGCAGTGCTTATTCTGCTCACAAATACTCATG GGTGGCATTCTTATCTTTGGATTCCATTTATCCCAGTAATT ATAATCTTGTTGGTGGGAACAAAGCTACAAATGATCATAACTGAGATGGCACTAAGGATTCAAGATAGGGGGGAAGTCGTCAAGGGTGCACCTGTGGTTGAGCCAGGAGATGGATTGTTCTGGTTCAATCGACCTCGCTTCATCCTCTTTTTGATTCATCTTGTTCTCTTTCaa AATGCATTTCAACTAGCGTTTTTTGCTTGGAGCACA TTTGACAATGGATTCAAAATAAACTCTTGTTTTCACAGAACTACTGCCGATATTGTCATTAGACTTACAATGGG GGTTCTCACACAAGTTCTATGCAGTTATGTGACTTTGCCTCTTTATGCTCTAGTCACACAG ATGGGTTCAACCATGAAACCtaccattttcaatgaaaatgtgGCAACAGCACTAATGAACTGGCATCACTCTGCTAGAAATCACATCAAACACAACAAGGGTTCTACTTCTAACACACCATTCTCAAGCAGGCCAGGAACCCCAACACATGGCATGTCTCCAGTTCACTTGCTTCACAAGCACCCTAGACACAGTGACAGTCCAATAGTTTCTCCAATGGCATACAATtacgaaaatgaacaatgggGTGTTGAAGGGATACATTCCCCAAACCACCATGCAAGAGATCATGATCATGATCATGATCATGATCATGGAGAGACCATGCAGATGCAGCAGCCTACAGCTCCAACAGCAGATTTGCCTCCTAGTGGACTAAATCCTATTCGAACTCAACATGAAATCAACATTGCTTTATCTGAATTTTCATTTGGGAGGGGACACCACACTGGTAGTAATAACTAA
- the LOC114403536 gene encoding probable ubiquitin-conjugating enzyme E2 C isoform X1, whose product MEVRSNPAADNSSDHRRPPAVSSMQPLPSPNPVDTSAVSQRLQKELMTLMMSGGDLGVSAFPDGESIFTWIGTIEGGKGTLYEGLSYKLSLRFPLDYPFKAPQVKFETMCFHPNIDQFGNICLDILQDKWSSAYDCRTILLSIQSLLEEPNLESPLNSYAAALWNDKEDYRRMVHKQYFAGEALES is encoded by the exons ATGGAGGTCCGTTCCAACCCCGCCGCAGACAATTCCTCCGACCACCGTCGACCGCCCGCCGTTTCGTCCATGCAGCCGCTGCCTTCTCCTAACCCCGTCGACACCTCCGCTGTTTCTCAGAG ACTCCAAAAGGAATTAATGACTCTCATG ATGAGTGGAGGAGATCTTGGGGTATCGGCTTTTCCTGATGGGGAGAGTATTTTTACATGGATTGGCACAATTGAAGGTGGAAAAGGGACTCTGTATGAGGGTTTATCTTATAAGCTCTCCTTACGTTTTCCCCTAGACTATCCTTTTAAGGCCCCCCAAGTGAAGTTTGAGACAATGTGCTTTCATCCAAATATTGACCAGTTTGGCAACATTTGTCTGGACATCCTTCAG GACAAGTGGTCTTCAGCTTATGATTGCAGAACTATTCTTCTGTCTATTCAAAGTTTACTGGAAG AGCCTAACCTGGAGAGTCCTCTAAACAGCTATGCTGCAGCACTTTGGAATGACAAGGAAG ATTACAGGAGAATGGTTCACAAACAGTATTTTGCTGGAGAAGCTCTTGAAAGCTGA
- the LOC114402894 gene encoding serotransferrin-like, whose protein sequence is MQMQILTTTRAHFLLSFFLNYLLFSSPFIQGFQPLPAPTSGGDHYFESPLSPPALPPVPADGGGYGYAPTSPAVIGQWHEGSPGAPAPIPENGVGGDRDESTASAPAMDNGGVRWCAVRDQLEECQFFVGVIDQLTGYTWKCVQREKAQDCMESIKKGEADLVNLEAGLAYNAFINHSMKAIANEMYYDHSKTYKAVAVVNRRACENNEKITLMDFKGHKSCHGGYSTAAGWNYPINYIKNLINNEELSDREIATSFFSSVCAPSEVEGFDICNACSKENETCPEKGLYSGHSGAFRCLVEELGDIAFVKGDTVLLYSMEGPHSQLWSSKSVRDFMYLCPQGGCREINGYPGDCSFGAVPANVIMAHNSMPNKKREHILETLTNSSLVDALYAPNNVSIIHLFSPSTQGLAMIEKVTRPYLGKSASISQSILKLNAPETRVASYEADNGSDESSSSSYICCSQVMTMLSLLMLPLILGITPK, encoded by the exons ATGCAGATGCAGATCTTAACAACAACACGTGCTCATTTTCTTCTCTCCTTCTTCCTCAATTATCTTCTTTTCTCATCACCCTTCATTCAAG GTTTCCAGCCACTGCCAGCACCAACCTCTGGTGGTGATCATTATTTCGAGTCTCCTTTGTCGCCACCGGCGCTTCCGCCTGTGCCTGCCGACGGTGGTGGTTATGGGTATGCCCCCACGTCGCCCGCAGTGATTGGGCAGTGGCACGAAGGGTCTCCAGGAGCTCCGGCGCCAATCCCGGAAAATGGGGTGGGGGGCGACAGAGATGAAAGCACCGCCAGTGCTCCGGCAATGGACAACGGCGGCGTGAGGTGGTGCGCAGTGAGGGACCAACTGGAGGAGTGTCAGTTCTTTGTCGGTGTCATTGACCAATTAACGGGCTACACGTGGAAATG TGTCCAAAGAGAAAAGGCCCAAGATTGCATGGAGTCAATTAAGAAAGGAGAAGCAGATTTGGTGAACTTAGAAGCCGGGCTTGCTTATAATGCATTCATCAACCACTCAATGAAAGCCATAGCCAATGAGATGTACTATGATCATTCCAAAACCTATAAAGCAGTTGCAGTTGTAAACAGAAGGGCGTGTGAGAACAACGAAAAGATCACTTTAATGGACTTCAAAGGCCACAAGTCTTGCCATGGAGGTTACTCCACAGCAGCAGGATGGAACTACCCCATCAACTAcatcaaaaatttaattaacaatgaAGAACTGAGTGACAGAGAAATTGCAACTAGTTTTTTCTCTAGTGTTTGTGCTCCATCAGAGGTTGAAGGTTTTGATATATGCAATGCATGCAGCAAAGAGAATGAAACATGCCCTGAAAAGGGTTTGTACTCTGGTCATTCAGGAGCTTTTAGGTGCCTTGTAGAGGAATTGGGAGACATTGCTTTTGTCAAGGGTGACACTGTGTTGCTCTATTCTATGGAGGGGCCTCATAGCCAATTATGGTCAAGCAAGTCTGTTAGAGACTTCAT GTATCTTTGTCCTCAAGGGGGTTGCAGAGAAATCAATGGCTATCCTGGAGATTGTTC ATTTGGAGCTGTTCCTGCAAATGTGATAATGGCACATAACTCAATGCCCAACAAAAAGAGAGAGCATATTTTAGAAACATTAACGAATAGTAGTTTGGTGGATGCTCTTTATGCCCCAAACAACGTTTCGATTATTCACCTATTTAGTCCAAG TACTCAAGGACTAGCCATGATTGAAAAGGTCACAAGGCCATATCTGGGGAAATCAGCTTCAATCTCACAGAGCATACTAAAATTGAATGCTCCAGAAACCAGAGTCGCCTCATATGAAGCAGATAATGGTTCAG AtgaatcttcttcatcttcatacATTTGCTGTTCGCAAGTAATGACTATGCTCTCACTCCTGATGTTACCGCTGATACTTGGAATCACTCCAAAATAG
- the LOC114403536 gene encoding ubiquitin-conjugating enzyme E2 19-like isoform X2, whose translation MRPAFRQRQTHEMSGGDLGVSAFPDGESIFTWIGTIEGGKGTLYEGLSYKLSLRFPLDYPFKAPQVKFETMCFHPNIDQFGNICLDILQDKWSSAYDCRTILLSIQSLLEEPNLESPLNSYAAALWNDKEDYRRMVHKQYFAGEALES comes from the exons ATGAGACCTGCATTTCGCCAGAGACAGACACATGAG ATGAGTGGAGGAGATCTTGGGGTATCGGCTTTTCCTGATGGGGAGAGTATTTTTACATGGATTGGCACAATTGAAGGTGGAAAAGGGACTCTGTATGAGGGTTTATCTTATAAGCTCTCCTTACGTTTTCCCCTAGACTATCCTTTTAAGGCCCCCCAAGTGAAGTTTGAGACAATGTGCTTTCATCCAAATATTGACCAGTTTGGCAACATTTGTCTGGACATCCTTCAG GACAAGTGGTCTTCAGCTTATGATTGCAGAACTATTCTTCTGTCTATTCAAAGTTTACTGGAAG AGCCTAACCTGGAGAGTCCTCTAAACAGCTATGCTGCAGCACTTTGGAATGACAAGGAAG ATTACAGGAGAATGGTTCACAAACAGTATTTTGCTGGAGAAGCTCTTGAAAGCTGA
- the LOC114403536 gene encoding ubiquitin-conjugating enzyme E2 20-like isoform X3: MRLQKELMTLMMSGGDLGVSAFPDGESIFTWIGTIEGGKGTLYEGLSYKLSLRFPLDYPFKAPQVKFETMCFHPNIDQFGNICLDILQDKWSSAYDCRTILLSIQSLLEEPNLESPLNSYAAALWNDKEDYRRMVHKQYFAGEALES, translated from the exons ATGAG ACTCCAAAAGGAATTAATGACTCTCATG ATGAGTGGAGGAGATCTTGGGGTATCGGCTTTTCCTGATGGGGAGAGTATTTTTACATGGATTGGCACAATTGAAGGTGGAAAAGGGACTCTGTATGAGGGTTTATCTTATAAGCTCTCCTTACGTTTTCCCCTAGACTATCCTTTTAAGGCCCCCCAAGTGAAGTTTGAGACAATGTGCTTTCATCCAAATATTGACCAGTTTGGCAACATTTGTCTGGACATCCTTCAG GACAAGTGGTCTTCAGCTTATGATTGCAGAACTATTCTTCTGTCTATTCAAAGTTTACTGGAAG AGCCTAACCTGGAGAGTCCTCTAAACAGCTATGCTGCAGCACTTTGGAATGACAAGGAAG ATTACAGGAGAATGGTTCACAAACAGTATTTTGCTGGAGAAGCTCTTGAAAGCTGA